From Pseudodesulfovibrio nedwellii:
AGTTCATCGTCCATTTCAAGAGCGACAAGCTTGCTTGCATCCGTTTCCACGAGAAATTCCGTCAAGGCGCCCCGCCCTGGTCCAATTTCTATAATATAGTCATTTTCTGTCGGAACAATAGCATCCACAATTTTACGGCAGATGTTTTGATCCTTGAGAAAGTTCTGGCCTAGACTTTTCTTGGCCCTGTGTTTTGGTCGTTCGTCAGACATTTATTTTCTCCGTGTGTCATGGATAGCGGAACACCATTTATCTGGCAACATCATTGACACCATATAAATTCAAAACGTATGAGTCTTCGTTATCTATTTTTTAGGAGGATTTTATGAATTTACGCCATTATGTGAGAGACATTCCCGATTACCCCAAAAAAGGTATCACCTTTTACGATATAACTCCGATTCTCAGCAGTCCCGAAGCATTTCAATATGTCATGGACCAACTTTATGAAAAGTACAAGAATTGCGGGGCAGATAAGATAGTGGCAGCCGATGCTCGTGGTTTTATATTCGGCGCACCATTGGCCTTGAGAATGGGTGTTCCGTTTATTCCTGTTCGTAAGCCCGGCAAGCTTCCTTTCAAGAACCGTTGCGTCACTTATGACCTTGAATACGGTTCAGACACTCTGTGCATGCACGTCGATGCCGTTGATCCGGGCGACAAAATTCTGATGATTGACGACCTGCTGGCGACCGGCGGTACAGCGGAAGGCATGGTACAACTTGTCAAAGAGGCAGGCGGAGAAATCGTCGGCTGTGGTTTTGTCATTCAACTCGGATTTCTTGATGGCGACAAGGTCATGAAAGCTGCTGGGGTTGATCACGATTTTCTCATTGAAGTATAGTATAAGGACACGTCATGACCAAAATAGGCATCATCGGCGGGAGCGGACTGGATAACCCGGACCTCATGCAGGATGCACACGATGTTGAAGTGGAGACTTCCTATGGTAGCCCCTCTGCCCCGCTCAAAATGGGAACCATTGCAGGAAAAAATGTCGTTCTGCTTGCACGACATGGTCGTGAGCACACGATTCCACCTACTTTCGTTAACTATCGCGCCAACATTCAAGCGTTAAAGGATGCTGGTTGCACTTTAATTCTTGCGACAACTGCCTGTGGATCCTTGCGTGCAGAGATTGACCGTGGACATCTTGTCATTCTTGATCAGTTCATTGATTTCACTCGCCGCCGCCCCGTTTCTTTTTACGAAGAATTCGAACCGCATGGCGCTGTTCATACCGGTATGGCGGATCCTTTTGATAAGACATTGCGTGGTGTATTCAATCAGGCGTGCGATTCACTTGATCTCACACATCACAAGGCTGGCACTGTTATTACTATCGAAGGTTCCCGATTTTCCACTCGGGCTGAATCCAATATGTTTCGCATGTGGGGTGCCGATGTGATCAACATGTCTGTCGCACCTGAATGTATACTCGCCAATGAGGCCGGTATTCCTTATGCCGCAGTAGCTATGTCCACTGATTACGATTGCTGGAAAACCGATGAAGCCCCCGTGACCTGGGAAGAAATTCTTGAAGTCTTTCAAGGAAATGTGGAAAAAGTTACCTCCCTGCTTGTCGAAGCCATTAAAAATATCGATTGATTTTAATGAATACCAATCAAATCACTGCGTCCGTTCCGACAAAATGCGACCTGCTTGTTCGGGCGGATGTTGTTGTTACACAGGATACGGACCGTCGGGTCATTACCAGTGCCGGCGTGGCTATCACTGATGGCCTTATCGTGGAAGTCGCCGGATATAATGAATTGGAAGCTAAATTTCAACCGACTCAACGGTTGGATATGGCTGGCAAGATGCTTTTGCCCGGACTTGTCAACGGACATACGCATTTACCCATGACGCTTTTCCGCGGCTATGCCGACGATCTTCCGCTCATGGAATGGCTCGAAGACCATATCTGGCCCGTGGAATTTCAATTAACTGATGAAATTCTTTCCATTGGTGCGGACATTGGGTGCTGTGAATTGATTAGGACTGGCTGCACAGCGTTCCTTAATGGTTATTTCCACGAGTATATCACAGGTGACGCGGCCAATGCAGCCGGGTTGCGAGCGGTTTTAGGCGAAGGTTTTTTTCATTTTCCTTCACCGCATTTCCCCACGGCCAATGACTGTTGGGATACAATACGCACACTGGATGCCCGATATGACAAAAATTCACGAATTCGGACGGCTGTTACCCCCCACGCTGCGTTCACGGTAAATCCAGATGAATTGCAGGCCAGCTTTCAATTAGCTACCGATCTGGACATCCCGTGGCAAGTACATTTAGCGGAATCCCCTGTTGAAACAGCTGTCTGTCTCGAAAAGCATGGCAAGCGTCCTGTGGAACTCCTCCGTTCTCTCAACTTGTTGACGCCACGAACCACCCTTCATCATTGTGTTGACGTAACAGATGATGAAATCACGGCCCTCGCAGAAAACGGCGTGAATGTTGTCCACAACCCGGCTTCCAATCTCAAGTTGTGTTCAGGTCTTTCACCAGTGCAAAAAATGGTGGATGCTGGTGTAACGGTCGGCTTGGGAACAGATGGCGCTTCGAGCAACAATCAACTTAATATGTTTCGAGATATGGCTTTGGCAGCTTTGATCGGCAAAGTTCGTCATGAGGACGCCTCGGCAGTAAACGCACAAACCGCTCTTGATATGGCGACTGTCAACTCAGCCCGCTGTCTCGGTTGGCCTGAACTTGGACGTATCGAAAAGGGGTGCCCTGCGGACATGATAGCACTTGATTTAGGCAGTCCAAATCTTATGCCAATGTTCTCGCCGGTTTCACATGCCGTGTATGCTGCAACAGGCATGGAAGTGTGCATGACCATGGTCGCTGGAGAAATTCTCTATCTTTATGGAGATTTCAGAACTATCGACGTGCAAGCCTTGCGAGACAACGCTTTTAGTGCGGTTGAGTGGGTTCGAACTAAGGCGAAAAAATAAAAAAAATGTCGTAAAAAACTTGACAACACCCACTCTGGGTGCATATCGAATTCTGCTCTTGCATTAATATGAAATTTTTATGCCGCTGGCATCCCGTGAGCCGCATTATTTTTAGGAGGAAGGCACCAAATGGCTAAAAAGAAAGTTACCGTTTCCCTGGAAGGCGCTGTCATGACCGATGCAGGTCTGACCTACAAGGGCGTTATTATGGAAACCATTGATGAGAAATGTGAAGGTTGTGAACGTATTGTCTCCTTTGAAGACAAAAAGTACTGCCCGACCTACGCACAGCCCGCAACCAAGTGGAGCAAAGGCGTCTGCAACTTCGCCACTCACGCCCGCGCAGATGTTGACAAGGCCGGTAAGGTCAAGGTCAACCCGTTGAAGGCTTCCAAGCGCGCTGCTCGCGGCCGCTAGGCTAAAGTTTTTAAAAAAGGCGGGGCAAGTCCCCGCCTTTTTTTTGTTTGTATGAATTGTTTTTTGGGTTATTTTATTGAAAATAAACCGGAGGCCCCACATGGATGCTCTCTTTTCCGAACTGGACAAACAGTCTGAAGCAGTTGTCGAACTGCAAACCAAGCTTACTGCTATTCCCGCCCTTGGACCGATGAATGGTGGTGACGGTGAAAAAGACAAAGCTGACTTTCTGATCGCTCATCTTAAATCCATGGGTATTGAAGATATTCGCGAGTATAATGCCCCAGCCAAGGACGTTTCCTGCGGTTACCGTCCAAACGTTGCGGCAATCATCCCCGGTAAAAATACGGAAAAGACCTTGTGGGTCATCTCGCATATCGACATCGTCCCTCCGGGCGACTTGGCTCTGTGGGATACTGATCCCTACACGTTAGTTCGTGATGGAGATAAAATCATTGGGCGAGGCGTTGAAGACAATCAGCAGGGTATTGTTTCTTCGCTCCTGACGGCTCAAGCTTTGCTTGATCTAAAAGTTACCCCAGAAGTTAACTACGGTATTATCTTCGTGGCAGACGAAGAAACCGGCAGCGGCTTTGGTTTGGAATATCTGGTTAAGGAACATGAAGAAATATTCGCCAAAGATGATCTTTTCCTGGTTCCCGACTTTGGTGAACCGACTTCCGAAATGGTTGAAGTCGCAGAAAAGTCCATGTTTTGGCTCAAGGTTATTGTTGAGGGCAAGCAGTGCCACGCATCTACCCCATATCAGGGTGTGAACTCTTTGGTTGCTGCTTCAGACTTTATTCTTCG
This genomic window contains:
- a CDS encoding PxxKW family cysteine-rich protein encodes the protein MAKKKVTVSLEGAVMTDAGLTYKGVIMETIDEKCEGCERIVSFEDKKYCPTYAQPATKWSKGVCNFATHARADVDKAGKVKVNPLKASKRAARGR
- a CDS encoding adenine phosphoribosyltransferase, producing MNLRHYVRDIPDYPKKGITFYDITPILSSPEAFQYVMDQLYEKYKNCGADKIVAADARGFIFGAPLALRMGVPFIPVRKPGKLPFKNRCVTYDLEYGSDTLCMHVDAVDPGDKILMIDDLLATGGTAEGMVQLVKEAGGEIVGCGFVIQLGFLDGDKVMKAAGVDHDFLIEV
- a CDS encoding M20 family metallo-hydrolase, giving the protein MDALFSELDKQSEAVVELQTKLTAIPALGPMNGGDGEKDKADFLIAHLKSMGIEDIREYNAPAKDVSCGYRPNVAAIIPGKNTEKTLWVISHIDIVPPGDLALWDTDPYTLVRDGDKIIGRGVEDNQQGIVSSLLTAQALLDLKVTPEVNYGIIFVADEETGSGFGLEYLVKEHEEIFAKDDLFLVPDFGEPTSEMVEVAEKSMFWLKVIVEGKQCHASTPYQGVNSLVAASDFILRIKELESIYDAENPIYDPPCSTFQPTMKEANVANINTLPGRDVFYIDSRVMPEYDVEEILKTIRDFGSEVEKTHGVTISYETVQAEQAAPATPVDSEIAVKTIKSIKKIYNNNPRTVGVGGGTVAAFLRRKEYQAVVWATLNHCAHQPNEWASIKNTINDAKVIGDILLSK
- the mtnP gene encoding S-methyl-5'-thioadenosine phosphorylase, which codes for MTKIGIIGGSGLDNPDLMQDAHDVEVETSYGSPSAPLKMGTIAGKNVVLLARHGREHTIPPTFVNYRANIQALKDAGCTLILATTACGSLRAEIDRGHLVILDQFIDFTRRRPVSFYEEFEPHGAVHTGMADPFDKTLRGVFNQACDSLDLTHHKAGTVITIEGSRFSTRAESNMFRMWGADVINMSVAPECILANEAGIPYAAVAMSTDYDCWKTDEAPVTWEEILEVFQGNVEKVTSLLVEAIKNID
- a CDS encoding amidohydrolase, which produces MNTNQITASVPTKCDLLVRADVVVTQDTDRRVITSAGVAITDGLIVEVAGYNELEAKFQPTQRLDMAGKMLLPGLVNGHTHLPMTLFRGYADDLPLMEWLEDHIWPVEFQLTDEILSIGADIGCCELIRTGCTAFLNGYFHEYITGDAANAAGLRAVLGEGFFHFPSPHFPTANDCWDTIRTLDARYDKNSRIRTAVTPHAAFTVNPDELQASFQLATDLDIPWQVHLAESPVETAVCLEKHGKRPVELLRSLNLLTPRTTLHHCVDVTDDEITALAENGVNVVHNPASNLKLCSGLSPVQKMVDAGVTVGLGTDGASSNNQLNMFRDMALAALIGKVRHEDASAVNAQTALDMATVNSARCLGWPELGRIEKGCPADMIALDLGSPNLMPMFSPVSHAVYAATGMEVCMTMVAGEILYLYGDFRTIDVQALRDNAFSAVEWVRTKAKK